One Misgurnus anguillicaudatus chromosome 19, ASM2758022v2, whole genome shotgun sequence genomic region harbors:
- the LOC129431094 gene encoding cell adhesion molecule 2-like, with amino-acid sequence MQTRALVYNASLRINERRRQTFKVTLCRFFTCFLYLSWVSQVEGNDDCHFLTLNPSSVVVEYGSSVSVDCSTDVTHEGMGWEAAVGFVHMTKDKLITWRVSNLTKWDIRPQCYINYNRTQCSIFLPITVYKTPDSVSINTVNHTGPMIEGSQYELQCDIMNVAPCKNLTVKWFKEETEVKTETFDNTTKSSVTATSTLNITANRSDNKAQYRCEAELELGADGPQPPPKVTSEPFKITVYFKPAINETKLPSTVSVIRGYPVQLVCEAEGNPPPKISWSNGNSSILKTSNGILTLDKVSDEAFYTCTADNIVNRTIRIVKVVITENYVPIIVGIIVAIVVVILIIIIFIYIIYYKKQ; translated from the exons ATGCAGACACGAGCACTGGTTTATAACGCATCATTACGGATTAACGAAAGAAGACGACAAACGTTTAAAGTAACGCTGTGTCGCTTTTTTACGTGTTTTCTGTATTTATCATGGGTCTCGCAAGTCGAGG GTAATGATGACTGCCATTTTCTTACGCTCAACCCATCGAGTGTTGTTGTGGAGTACGGCAGCTCTGTTTCAGTGGATTGTAGCACTGATGTCACACATGAAGGGATGGGCTGGGAAGCCGCTGTAGGATTTGTACACATGACCAAAGACAAACTGATCACCTGGAGAGTGTCTAACCTGACAAAATGGGACATACGGCCACAGTGCTACATTAACTACAATAGGACTCAATGTTCAATTTTCCTCCCAATCACAGTTTACA AGACTCCAGATAGTGTCTCCATCAACACAGTGAATCACACAGGACCAATGATAGAGGGATCACAGTATGAGCTCCAGTGTGACATCATGAATGTGGCTCCTTGTAAGAATCTCACAGTGAAATGGTTTAAAGAAGAGACAGAGGTGAAAACTGAGACCTTCGATAACACCACCAAATCTTCAGTGACTGCAACATCCACACTTAACATCACTGCAAACAGATCTGATAATAAAGCTCAGTACAGATGTGAAGCAGAACTGGAACTGGGTGCAGATGGACCTCAACCTCCTCCTAAAGTGACATCAGAACCTTTCAAAATCACAGTATACT TTAAACCAGCCATCAATGAGACCAAACTGCCCTCCACAGTGTCTGTGATTCGAGGCTATCCTGTGCAGCTTGTTTGTGAAGCAGAAGGTAACCCACCACCAAAGATCAGCTGGAGCAATGGCAATAGCAGTATATTGAAAACATCAAATGGAATCCTTACTCTGGATAAAGTTTCAGATGAAGCGTTTTACACATGCACTGCAGACAACATTGTTAACAGAACCATACGAATAGTAAAAGTGGTCATAACAG AGAATTACGTGCCCATAATAGTAGGCATTATTGTTGCCATAGTGGTGGTCATCttaatcatcatcatcttcatctacATCATCTACTACAAAAAACAATGA